From the Arthrobacter sp. PM3 genome, one window contains:
- a CDS encoding alpha/beta hydrolase has protein sequence MKETRPFRSENPAEAPRPGASWKSSLLTWSGALAAAALIVVPLWMLLGNPAVLGGHPALPTLLVTALAAGILWALSLIRHRELTKEPQPRTYRRRGDASTWRLVRGIAGRLTVLGIMAALLWLNPFPHQPEPGQALPATATTSSTEDATSITLAPAGTAATGLVFYPGARVDAHAYQDLLQPLAAAGHLVIILKAPLGVSLLDTNQARAAMNRHPEIGSWAVGGHSLGGVSAAAFAASNPDVAGLLLFASYPAANMADAPNLSVLSISGSNDGLSTPDKISASRALLPPTTTFATVQGGVHAFFGDYGEQPGDGEPGTTREQAQQQIVAESLRFMDRLRTSG, from the coding sequence GTGAAGGAAACCCGACCATTTCGTTCCGAGAACCCCGCCGAGGCCCCGCGCCCGGGCGCGAGCTGGAAATCCTCGCTCCTGACCTGGAGCGGCGCCCTCGCGGCCGCCGCGCTGATAGTGGTCCCGCTCTGGATGCTGCTCGGCAACCCGGCCGTCCTCGGCGGCCACCCCGCCCTGCCGACTCTCCTCGTGACCGCTCTCGCTGCGGGAATCCTCTGGGCGCTGAGCCTGATCAGGCACCGGGAGCTGACGAAAGAACCGCAGCCGCGCACGTACCGCCGCCGCGGTGATGCTTCCACGTGGCGCCTGGTCCGCGGGATCGCCGGCAGGCTCACCGTCCTGGGCATCATGGCGGCGCTGCTGTGGCTCAACCCGTTCCCCCACCAGCCCGAGCCCGGGCAGGCGCTCCCGGCCACCGCGACCACGTCAAGTACCGAAGACGCCACCTCAATCACCCTTGCCCCGGCAGGCACAGCCGCCACGGGCCTCGTCTTCTACCCCGGCGCCAGGGTCGACGCACACGCCTACCAGGACCTGCTGCAGCCCCTCGCGGCCGCCGGCCATCTGGTCATCATCCTGAAGGCACCCCTCGGCGTCTCCCTGCTGGACACCAACCAGGCCCGCGCCGCCATGAACCGGCACCCCGAGATCGGGTCCTGGGCCGTCGGCGGTCATTCGCTGGGCGGTGTGAGCGCCGCTGCCTTCGCGGCCTCGAACCCCGACGTCGCCGGGCTCCTGCTCTTCGCCTCCTATCCGGCAGCGAACATGGCCGATGCCCCGAACCTCTCAGTGCTCTCCATCTCCGGGTCGAATGATGGGCTGAGCACCCCGGATAAGATCTCGGCGTCGAGGGCCCTGCTCCCGCCAACCACCACCTTCGCAACGGTCCAGGGCGGCGTGCATGCGTTCTTCGGCGACTATGGCGAGCAGCCCGGCGACGGCGAACCGGGCACCACCCGCGAACAAGCGCAGCAGCAAATCGTTGCCGAGTCGCTCCGCTTCATGGACCGCCTCCGGACCTCCGGCTAA